Below is a window of Candidatus Anoxymicrobium japonicum DNA.
AGGACGTTTTCAACGAACCCGGTTGCGACAAGAACCAGGCCAAGGGTGAGAAGGAACGCAAAAAGGGCTGTACCAAGCAACTGACGCCCGGTGCGGCGGCCGGGGGCTGCGCCTTCGATGGCGCCAAGATCGCCCTGCAGCCGATCACCGACGTCGCGCATCTGGTACACGGCCCCATCGCCTGCGAGGGCAACGGCTGGGACAACCGCGGCGCAAAGTCGTCCGATTCGCTGCTCTACCGCACCGGTTTCACCACCGACATCAACGAGCTGGATGTGGTCTACGGCGGCGAGAAGCGCCTGTACAAATCCATCCGCGAAATCCTCGACAAATACGACCCGCCTGCCGTTTTCGTTTACCAGACCTGCGTCACCGCACTCATTGGCGACGATATCGAGGCGGTGTGCAAGGCGGCGACAGCCAAGTTCGGCAAGCCCATCATCCCCATTAATGCGCCCGGCTTCGTCGGCAGCAAGAATCTCGGCAACAAGCTGGCGGGCGAGGCGTTGCTGGAATACGTCATCGGCACTGAAGAACCGGAATACACCACGCCTTACGACATCAACATCATCGGCGAGTACAACCTGGCCGGCGAGTTGTGGCAGGTGAAACCGCTGCTGGACGAGCTCGGCATCCGCATCCTTTCCTGCATCTCAGGCGACGCCAAGTACAAGGAAGTGGCGTATTCGCACCGCGCCAAGGCGGCAATGATGGTGTGCTCGAAAGCCATGATCAACGTCGCGCGCAAGATGGAGGAACGCTACGGCATCCCCTTCTTCGAAGGTTCGTTCTACGGCATAGGCGACATGAGCGACAGCCTGCGCCAGATCGCCAAACT
It encodes the following:
- a CDS encoding nitrogenase iron-molybdenum cofactor biosynthesis protein NifE, which translates into the protein MASLSEKVQDVFNEPGCDKNQAKGEKERKKGCTKQLTPGAAAGGCAFDGAKIALQPITDVAHLVHGPIACEGNGWDNRGAKSSDSLLYRTGFTTDINELDVVYGGEKRLYKSIREILDKYDPPAVFVYQTCVTALIGDDIEAVCKAATAKFGKPIIPINAPGFVGSKNLGNKLAGEALLEYVIGTEEPEYTTPYDINIIGEYNLAGELWQVKPLLDELGIRILSCISGDAKYKEVAYSHRAKAAMMVCSKAMINVARKMEERYGIPFFEGSFYGIGDMSDSLRQIAKLLVQQGAPEELLSRTEKLIFREESRAWEQINHYRKRLEGKKVLLITGGVKSWSVVAALQEGGMEVVGTSVKKSTAEDKEKIKEIMGEDAHMFDDMRPRDMYAMLKESRADIMLSGGRSQFIALKVKMPWLDINQERHHAYA